The following is a genomic window from Ornithodoros turicata isolate Travis unplaced genomic scaffold, ASM3712646v1 Chromosome58, whole genome shotgun sequence.
CAAAGCAAATTAACTCTTACAAATCTGTATATTGCATGCAACATCCAGTAACGATAGCCTTCGTTGGTTTGCCACGAGGCTTGGAAGGTATACACTCTGgatatacagtagaacctcgtcaATTCGAACTTCAGGGGACCACAGATTTTTGTTTGAATTATCAGGGAGTCTGAATAATCAGAACCTCCAGAAGCTCCAATGCAAGATTCTGGCTTGTAGTATAAGCAGGCCGCATACAAAACATGTTTTGACACATACTTGCACAGGACAGTGGTTGTAAACATCATGTGGTCCCAAACATGCAGAATACAGCCTACTTTTTATTTTCTCGGCAGCCTACTTTGTGAAGTACTTTTCAATTGACAACTGCTTTGTTGCTGCATGAGTCTTCAATACAAACTTCTCTATCTGAGCTAGAGCAAGTAGCTCCTGCTCAAACTCTTTCTTGTTTTGAAGAAAGATTAGATTAGATCTTAGGCGATTGATGTGCTGAAAGGCctctgcagtagttaaagatgGCGAAGGATCGCATGTTTCATCATCACTTTCACTGCTGCACTGTTCTGCACTTGTGACTTCGCTCACTATGCTGTCCAGGGTGTCCTCCCTGCAGATGCACACATTGTCATTAATGGCAACACAGTCAGTCATGTCCACAGTAACTTTGTGTGCTTCAAGACCAGACACCACATCACTGACTTCATCATCATCCTGACAGTCACTGCCTGTGTCGCACAGTTCAGACTCACAAGAGTTAAAGCCTGCATGTCTAAAACAGTTCTTAATGGTGCTGGCTTGCCTCCCAGGCCTCTGAAAGCATTCCAATTGCACTAAGAAGCGTCACATCGTAAGCCATGTTGTTGTCCATGTAAAGCAACATTCGCTGCAGAAGCAGCCTCCTGTAGTTCACCTTCAAATTCTGTATTACGCCCTGGTCCATGGGGTGGAGTGATGCTGTTGTGTTGGGTGGAAGCATCTCTAACTTAATTGCCTCCAGTCCTTCCACACAGCCATGTGCTGGGCAGTTGTCTATCACCAGGACAACATTCCTTTTCGCGCATTTAAACTCCAGATCAAGCTTGCGTAGCCACTGTTTGAACAATTCCTGCGTCGTCCACGCACAAGAATTCGCTGCATACGCAACGGGAAGGGTGCGGACGCCCTTAAAGCACCTCGGGCGCCTCACTTTTCTGATGACGAACAGTTGGGTCTTGTGACTTCCATCCATATTGGAACACACCATCACGGTCACCCTTTCCTTACTTAGTTTACCTCCCGTGCAGCGTTCGCCACGACGACACAAGGTCTGACTCGGCAGGCACTTAAAAAACAGTCCCAGTTCGTCGGCATTGTAAACATCGCACGGGGCATACTCCCTCAGAACGGTTTGCAGCCTCATTGCTTGCCAATTGGTTACGACGCTCGGATCCCCTGCAGCCTCCTCACCGCTGACAGCTTTGAAGACCAGGCCGTGTCTCTCTTTAAAGCGTGAGATCCAACCGTTGCTACATTTGAAATCCGCATGTCCGAGACGCTCCGCCAGTTCGTTGGCTTCCGCCTGCAGGATAGGGCCGCTTACCGGTATATTCGAACTTCTGGCTCGTTTCAGCCACAGGAGAAGTGCCTCTGTCGCGCGCGGGTGCGCAGCTTCCCGAAGCCTTTTCCGGTTCGCTGTAAAGCCATGTGCCTTCCCTCGGATCTTGTCTTTACTATTCATGATCGCTGCTATAGTACTTTTTGCGATGCCATACTTAGTTAGGACA
Proteins encoded in this region:
- the LOC135374429 gene encoding tigger transposable element-derived protein 4-like, whose protein sequence is MSTRAKYKTLSSKEKLTAIDEVESGLKKTVVLTKYGIAKSTIAAIMNSKDKIRGKAHGFTANRKRLREAAHPRATEALLLWLKRARSSNIPVSGPILQAEANELAERLGHADFKCSNGWISRFKERHGLVFKAVSGEEAAGDPSVVTNWQAMRLQTVLREYAPCDVYNADELGLFFKCLPSQTLCRRGERCTGGKLSKERVTVMVCSNMDGSHKTQLFVIRKVRRPRCFKGVRTLPVAYAANSCAWTTQELFKQWLRKLDLEFKCAKRNVVLVIDNCPAHGCVEGLEAIKLEMLPPNTTASLHPMDQGVIQNLKVNYRRLLLQRMLLYMDNNMAYDVTLLSAIGMLSEAWEASQHH